The following are encoded in a window of Streptomyces griseiscabiei genomic DNA:
- a CDS encoding Mrp/NBP35 family ATP-binding protein: MATEDAVREALSTVNDPEINRPITELGMVKSVEIGADGAVAVAVYLTVSGCPMRDTITQRVTDAVAAVEGVTRVDVELDVMSDEQRKELAGALRGGQAEREVPFAKPGSLTRVYAVASGKGGVGKSSVTVNLAAAMAADGLKVGVVDADIYGHSVPRMLGADGLPTQVENMIMPPSANGVKVISIGMFTPGNTPVVWRGPMLHRALQQFLSDVYWGDLDVLLLDLPPGTGDIAISVAQLVPNAEILVVTTPQQAAAEVAERAGSIAVQTHQKIVGVVENMAGLPCPHCDEMVDVFGTGGGQTVADGLTRTTGATVPVLGSIPIDVRLREGGDDGRPVVLSDPDSPAGSALRAIAGKLGGRQRGLSGMSLGITPRNKF, from the coding sequence ATGGCTACGGAAGACGCGGTGCGCGAAGCACTGTCGACGGTGAACGACCCCGAGATCAACCGCCCCATCACCGAACTCGGGATGGTCAAGTCGGTGGAGATCGGTGCGGACGGAGCGGTCGCGGTCGCGGTGTACCTGACCGTCTCCGGCTGCCCCATGCGCGACACGATCACCCAGCGCGTGACCGACGCGGTCGCGGCCGTCGAGGGTGTCACCCGCGTCGACGTCGAGCTGGACGTCATGAGCGACGAGCAGCGCAAGGAACTGGCGGGCGCCCTGCGCGGCGGCCAGGCCGAGCGCGAGGTCCCGTTCGCCAAGCCCGGCTCCCTCACGCGCGTGTACGCCGTCGCCTCCGGCAAGGGCGGTGTCGGCAAGTCCTCGGTGACGGTGAACCTGGCGGCGGCCATGGCCGCCGACGGCCTCAAGGTCGGTGTCGTCGACGCCGACATCTACGGCCACTCCGTGCCCCGCATGCTGGGCGCCGACGGCCTCCCCACCCAGGTCGAGAACATGATCATGCCGCCGTCCGCGAACGGCGTGAAGGTCATCTCGATCGGTATGTTCACCCCGGGCAACACCCCGGTCGTCTGGCGCGGCCCGATGCTGCACCGGGCGCTGCAGCAGTTCCTCTCGGACGTCTACTGGGGCGACCTGGACGTCCTGCTCCTCGACCTCCCGCCGGGCACGGGCGACATCGCCATCTCGGTGGCCCAGCTGGTCCCGAACGCCGAGATCCTCGTCGTGACGACCCCTCAGCAGGCGGCGGCCGAGGTCGCCGAGCGCGCCGGGTCCATCGCCGTGCAGACCCACCAGAAGATCGTCGGTGTCGTCGAGAACATGGCGGGCCTGCCCTGCCCGCACTGCGACGAGATGGTCGACGTCTTCGGCACGGGCGGCGGCCAGACCGTCGCCGACGGCCTCACCCGCACCACCGGCGCCACCGTCCCGGTCCTCGGCTCCATCCCGATCGACGTCCGCCTCCGCGAGGGCGGCGACGACGGCCGCCCGGTCGTCCTCTCCGACCCCGACTCCCCCGCCGGCTCCGCCCTGCGCGCCATCGCGGGCAAGCTGGGAGGCCGCCAGCGCGGCCTGTCGGGCATGAGCCTGGGAATCACCCCGAGGAACAAGTTCTAG
- a CDS encoding PHP domain-containing protein codes for MRIDLHCHSTASDGTDTPAELVRKAGAAGLDVVALTDHDTTRGHAEAIAALPEGLTLVTGAELSCRLDGVSMHMLAYLFDPEESELLAERELVRDDRVPRAQGMIVKLNELGVPVTWDQVARIAAGGSVGRPHVATALVELGVVPTVGDAFTEQWLADGGRAYVEKHETDPFEAIRLIKAAGGVAVFAHPAAAKRGRTVPESAVAELAAAGLDGIEVDHMEHDPATRARLRGLAKELGLLTTGSSDYHGSRKTCVLGEYTTDPEVYGEITRRATGAFPVPGTGGAR; via the coding sequence GTGCGTATCGATCTGCACTGCCACTCCACGGCCTCCGACGGTACGGACACCCCCGCCGAGCTGGTGCGGAAGGCGGGCGCGGCCGGTCTGGACGTCGTCGCGCTGACCGACCACGACACGACGCGCGGGCACGCCGAGGCGATCGCCGCGCTGCCGGAGGGGCTCACGCTGGTCACCGGCGCCGAGCTGTCGTGCCGTCTCGACGGCGTCAGCATGCATATGCTCGCCTATCTGTTCGACCCCGAGGAGTCCGAGCTGCTCGCCGAGCGCGAGCTGGTCCGGGACGACCGGGTGCCGCGGGCCCAGGGGATGATCGTCAAGCTGAACGAGCTGGGGGTGCCGGTCACCTGGGACCAGGTCGCGCGCATCGCCGCCGGCGGTTCCGTGGGCCGCCCGCATGTGGCCACCGCCCTCGTCGAGCTCGGCGTCGTGCCGACCGTCGGCGACGCCTTCACCGAGCAGTGGCTCGCCGACGGCGGCCGTGCGTATGTCGAGAAGCACGAGACCGACCCCTTCGAGGCGATCCGGCTGATCAAGGCCGCCGGGGGTGTCGCGGTCTTCGCCCACCCCGCCGCCGCCAAGCGCGGCCGGACCGTACCGGAGTCCGCCGTCGCCGAACTGGCCGCCGCCGGGCTCGACGGCATCGAGGTCGACCACATGGAGCACGACCCGGCGACCCGGGCACGGCTGCGCGGCCTCGCGAAGGAACTGGGGCTGCTCACCACGGGCTCCTCCGACTACCACGGCAGCCGCAAGACCTGCGTCCTCGGCGAGTACACGACCGACCCCGAGGTGTACGGGGAGATCACGCGCCGGGCCACCGGGGCGTTCCCCGTCCCGGGAACCGGCGGGGCCCGCTAG
- a CDS encoding MarC family protein: protein MFDLAVFGSLFLTLFVIMDPPGITPIFLGLTAGRPARTQKRMAFQAVCVAGGVITVFGLLGHQILDYLHVSVPALMIAGGLLLLLIALDLLTGKTDEPKQTKDVNVALVPLGMPLLAGPGAIVSVILAVQKADGMAGQVSVWAAILAIHVVLWLTMRYSLLIIRVIKDGGVVLVTRLAGMMLSAIAVQQIINGVTQVVQAA, encoded by the coding sequence GTGTTCGATCTCGCCGTCTTCGGTTCCCTCTTCCTCACCCTCTTCGTGATCATGGATCCCCCGGGGATCACCCCGATCTTCCTCGGCCTCACCGCCGGGCGGCCCGCCCGCACCCAGAAGCGGATGGCGTTCCAGGCCGTCTGTGTGGCCGGTGGTGTGATCACGGTCTTCGGGCTGCTGGGCCACCAGATCCTCGACTACCTGCATGTGTCCGTCCCGGCGCTGATGATCGCGGGTGGACTGCTGCTCCTGCTGATCGCGCTGGATCTGCTGACCGGCAAGACGGACGAGCCGAAGCAGACGAAGGACGTGAACGTCGCGCTCGTCCCGCTCGGGATGCCGCTGCTGGCCGGTCCCGGCGCCATCGTGTCGGTGATCCTGGCGGTGCAGAAGGCGGACGGCATGGCCGGCCAGGTCTCGGTGTGGGCCGCGATCCTGGCGATCCACGTCGTGCTGTGGCTGACGATGCGGTACTCGCTGCTGATCATCCGGGTCATCAAGGACGGCGGTGTGGTCCTGGTGACCCGGCTCGCGGGCATGATGCTCTCCGCGATCGCCGTGCAGCAGATCATCAACGGCGTCACCCAGGTCGTACAGGCTGCATAG
- a CDS encoding magnesium and cobalt transport protein CorA: MSMIHNLRAAVRPSRPSRLSLRKDGGVYDATRPAEAVTAVVDCAVYRDGARVAFERHLTPHEAIRQVRRDGGFVWIGLHEPSEAEFAGIAAEFGLHPLAVEDAVHAHQRPKLERYDDTLFTVFKTIHYVEHDELTATSEVVESGEVMCFTGRDFFITVRHGGQGSLRALRHRLQDDPELLAKGPSAVLHAIADHVVDGYVAVADAVQDDIDEVETEVFSPGRKGTPRGTDAGRIYQLKREVMEFKRAVLPLVRPMQLLSERPMRLIDPDIQKYFRDVADHLARVQEQVVGFDELLNSILQANLAQASVAQNEDMRKITSWAAIIAVPTMVCGVYGMNFDYMPETHWKYGYPVVLGVTVALCLGIHRTLKRNGWL; encoded by the coding sequence ATGTCGATGATCCACAACCTGCGTGCCGCAGTTCGCCCGTCCCGCCCCTCGCGTCTGTCGCTGCGCAAGGACGGCGGCGTGTACGACGCCACGCGCCCGGCGGAGGCGGTCACGGCCGTCGTGGACTGCGCCGTCTACCGCGACGGGGCGCGGGTCGCGTTCGAGCGCCATCTGACCCCGCACGAGGCGATCCGTCAGGTGCGCCGGGACGGCGGCTTCGTCTGGATCGGTCTGCACGAGCCGTCGGAGGCCGAATTCGCCGGTATCGCCGCCGAGTTCGGGCTGCACCCGCTGGCCGTGGAGGACGCTGTGCACGCGCACCAGCGGCCGAAGCTGGAGCGCTACGACGACACGCTGTTCACCGTCTTCAAGACCATCCACTACGTCGAGCACGACGAACTCACCGCCACCAGCGAGGTCGTGGAGTCCGGCGAGGTCATGTGCTTCACCGGGCGGGACTTCTTCATCACCGTCCGGCACGGCGGGCAGGGTTCGCTCAGGGCGCTGCGTCACCGGCTGCAGGACGACCCGGAGTTGCTCGCCAAGGGCCCCTCGGCCGTGCTGCACGCCATCGCCGACCACGTCGTGGACGGGTACGTGGCCGTCGCCGACGCCGTGCAGGACGACATCGACGAGGTGGAGACGGAGGTGTTCTCCCCCGGGCGCAAGGGCACGCCGCGGGGCACCGACGCCGGCCGGATCTACCAACTCAAGCGCGAGGTCATGGAGTTCAAGCGCGCGGTGCTGCCGCTCGTGCGGCCCATGCAGCTGCTGAGCGAGCGGCCGATGCGGCTGATCGACCCGGACATCCAGAAGTACTTCCGTGACGTCGCCGACCACCTCGCCCGCGTGCAGGAGCAGGTCGTCGGCTTCGACGAACTCCTCAACTCGATCCTCCAGGCGAACCTGGCGCAGGCCTCCGTCGCGCAGAACGAGGACATGCGCAAGATCACCTCGTGGGCGGCCATCATCGCCGTCCCGACGATGGTGTGCGGCGTCTACGGCATGAACTTCGACTACATGCCGGAGACGCACTGGAAGTACGGCTACCCGGTGGTCCTCGGCGTCACGGTCGCGCTCTGCCTCGGCATCCACCGGACGCTGAAGCGGAACGGGTGGCTGTAG
- a CDS encoding magnesium transporter MgtE N-terminal domain-containing protein gives MAAVAPRIFVSHLSGVAVFDPNGDQVGRVRDLVAILRVGRKPPRLLGLVVELSTRRRIFLPMTRVTGIESGQVITTGVLNVRRFEQRPTERLVVGELLDRRVTLVETGEEVSVLDISVQQLPARRDWEIDRVFVRKGKGGAFRRHKGETLTVEWSAVTGFSLEEHGQGAENLLATFEQLRPADLANVLHHLSPKRRAEVAAALDDDRLADVLEELPEDDQIEILGKLKEERAADVLEAMDPDDAADLLAELPEEEQERLLTLMQPDDAADVRRLMAYEEKTAGGLMTTEPIVLRPDATVADALARVRNADLSPALAAQVYVCRPPDETPTGKYLGTVHFQRLLRDPPYTLVSSILDDSLQPLDPEAALRAVAGFFATYDMVAAPVVDESGSLLGAVTVDDVLDHMLPEDWRETEFHLHEDDGVTDDEGAADDL, from the coding sequence ATGGCGGCGGTGGCGCCCCGGATCTTCGTCTCCCACCTCTCCGGCGTCGCCGTCTTCGACCCCAACGGCGACCAGGTGGGCCGCGTCCGCGACCTGGTGGCCATCCTGCGGGTGGGACGCAAACCGCCGCGCCTGCTCGGTCTGGTCGTCGAACTGTCCACCCGCCGCCGGATCTTCCTGCCCATGACCCGGGTCACCGGCATCGAGTCCGGCCAGGTCATCACCACCGGCGTCCTGAACGTGCGCCGGTTCGAACAGCGGCCCACCGAGCGGCTGGTCGTCGGCGAACTGCTGGACCGGCGCGTGACCCTCGTCGAGACCGGCGAGGAGGTGTCCGTCCTCGACATCTCGGTGCAGCAGCTGCCGGCCCGCCGGGACTGGGAGATCGACCGGGTGTTCGTCCGCAAGGGCAAGGGCGGAGCCTTCCGGCGGCACAAGGGCGAGACGCTGACCGTGGAGTGGTCGGCGGTCACCGGGTTCTCGCTGGAGGAGCACGGGCAGGGCGCCGAGAACCTCCTCGCCACCTTCGAGCAGCTCCGCCCGGCCGACCTCGCCAATGTGCTGCACCACCTCTCCCCCAAGCGCCGGGCCGAGGTCGCCGCCGCCCTCGACGACGACCGGCTCGCCGACGTCCTGGAGGAGCTGCCCGAGGACGACCAGATCGAGATCCTCGGCAAGCTCAAGGAGGAGCGGGCCGCCGACGTCCTGGAGGCCATGGACCCGGACGACGCCGCCGACCTCCTCGCCGAGCTACCGGAGGAGGAGCAGGAACGCCTGCTGACACTGATGCAGCCGGACGACGCGGCGGACGTACGGCGGCTCATGGCGTACGAGGAGAAGACGGCCGGCGGTCTGATGACCACCGAGCCGATCGTGCTGCGCCCGGACGCGACCGTCGCCGACGCGCTCGCCCGGGTCCGCAACGCCGACCTGTCCCCCGCGCTCGCCGCCCAGGTGTACGTGTGCCGGCCGCCCGACGAGACCCCGACGGGCAAGTACCTCGGCACGGTGCACTTCCAGCGGCTGCTGCGGGACCCGCCGTACACGCTGGTCAGCTCGATCCTCGACGACAGCCTCCAGCCGCTGGACCCGGAGGCCGCGCTGCGGGCCGTCGCCGGGTTCTTCGCGACGTACGACATGGTCGCGGCGCCCGTGGTCGACGAGAGCGGGTCGCTGCTGGGCGCGGTGACCGTGGACGACGTCCTGGACCACATGCTGCCCGAGGACTGGCGGGAGACGGAGTTCCATCTGCACGAGGACGACGGCGTGACCGACGACGAGGGGGCCGCCGATGATCTCTGA
- a CDS encoding NYN domain-containing protein: MDAMNDDLTALGARIDRTNELLHRMLAEVAKTPSTHAIFVDAGYLYAAVGRLAAGTEDRRSFDLDAEGLIDALIDKARTIFADSRLLRVYWYDGARRRIHTAEQQSIAELPDVKVRLGNLNANNQQKGVDSLIRTDLESLARHRAISDAALIGGDEDLVSAVEAAQGYGARVHLWGIEAPEGRNQAEPLLWEVDSQRTFDLDFFKPYVSRRAAASYDAPTGTRPTREDVRFVGAQIAAKWLASRGRETLQELLHGHPYLPGSVDQDLLVEAEGLLQYSLRGQADLRRALRDGFWEHLRAQY; this comes from the coding sequence ATGGACGCGATGAACGACGACCTCACGGCGCTCGGCGCCCGCATCGACCGTACGAACGAGCTGCTGCACCGCATGCTCGCCGAGGTGGCGAAGACACCCTCGACACACGCGATCTTCGTCGATGCGGGGTACCTGTACGCGGCCGTGGGACGGCTCGCGGCGGGGACGGAGGACCGGCGGTCCTTCGACCTGGACGCCGAGGGGCTCATCGACGCCCTGATCGACAAGGCGCGCACGATCTTCGCGGACAGCCGGCTGCTGCGGGTCTACTGGTACGACGGGGCCCGGCGCCGCATCCACACGGCGGAACAGCAGTCGATCGCCGAGCTGCCGGACGTGAAGGTGCGGCTCGGCAATCTCAACGCCAACAACCAGCAGAAGGGCGTCGACTCCCTCATCCGCACCGACCTGGAGTCACTGGCCCGGCACCGCGCGATCAGCGACGCGGCCCTGATCGGCGGCGACGAGGACCTGGTCTCGGCGGTCGAGGCCGCGCAGGGGTACGGGGCGAGGGTCCACCTGTGGGGCATCGAGGCCCCCGAGGGCCGCAACCAGGCCGAGCCGCTGCTCTGGGAGGTCGACAGCCAGCGGACCTTCGACCTCGACTTCTTCAAGCCGTACGTGTCGCGGCGGGCCGCCGCCTCCTACGACGCCCCCACCGGCACCCGCCCCACCCGCGAGGACGTCCGCTTCGTCGGCGCCCAGATCGCCGCGAAGTGGCTCGCCTCCCGGGGCCGGGAGACCTTGCAGGAACTGCTCCACGGCCACCCGTATCTGCCCGGCTCCGTCGACCAGGACCTGCTCGTCGAGGCGGAGGGACTGCTCCAGTACTCGCTGCGGGGGCAGGCGGACCTGAGGCGGGCGCTGCGGGACGGGTTCTGGGAGCACTTGCGCGCGCAGTACTAG
- a CDS encoding suppressor of fused domain protein, whose product MADVLPLVEARLRTALGEPDARAAVTFLGTDRFEVLRFTDGDVVRYATLGMSAQPMADPTATLADPVAGPRAELVLSVRHGLADTDKVLRPLAVLAASPQVEGVVVAPGASLDVGAPLWPGAPFTSVLVAESGGLVEDLELDAPADPVRFLPLLPMTANEAAWKRVHGAQALQERWLTQGTDLRDPARRSASLD is encoded by the coding sequence ATGGCTGATGTTCTTCCGTTGGTGGAGGCCCGTTTGCGCACCGCGCTGGGCGAACCGGACGCGCGCGCCGCGGTCACCTTCCTGGGCACGGACCGCTTCGAGGTGCTCCGTTTCACCGACGGCGACGTCGTCCGCTACGCCACGCTCGGCATGTCCGCCCAGCCGATGGCCGATCCCACCGCGACCCTCGCCGACCCCGTCGCGGGCCCCCGCGCCGAACTCGTCCTGTCCGTGCGGCACGGCCTCGCCGACACCGACAAGGTGCTCCGCCCGCTCGCCGTGCTCGCCGCGTCACCGCAGGTCGAGGGCGTGGTCGTGGCCCCTGGAGCCTCCCTCGACGTGGGCGCGCCGCTGTGGCCCGGCGCCCCCTTCACCTCCGTCCTCGTCGCCGAGTCCGGCGGCCTCGTCGAGGACCTCGAACTCGACGCCCCCGCCGACCCCGTACGGTTCCTGCCGCTCCTCCCGATGACCGCCAACGAGGCCGCCTGGAAGCGCGTGCACGGCGCCCAGGCCCTCCAGGAGCGCTGGCTCACCCAGGGGACGGACCTCCGCGACCCCGCCCGCAGATCGGCCTCCCTGGACTGA
- a CDS encoding sec-independent translocase — MFNDIGALEVVTLVVLAVLVFGPDKLPKVIQDITRTIRKIREFSDSAKADIRSELGPEFKDFDFEDLNPKTFIRKQLDNDELGLKEIRNGFDLKKEMAELTDAVHGRESESASSSSSSSTAAIGSGSEGPGSGSSGGTIDMTKKPERDERPPYDMDAT, encoded by the coding sequence GTGTTCAATGACATAGGTGCGCTCGAGGTGGTGACGCTCGTCGTCCTCGCCGTGCTCGTCTTCGGTCCGGACAAGCTCCCGAAGGTGATCCAGGACATCACGCGGACCATCCGCAAGATCCGCGAGTTCTCGGACAGCGCCAAGGCGGACATCCGCAGTGAACTGGGACCGGAGTTCAAGGACTTCGACTTCGAGGACCTCAACCCCAAGACGTTCATCCGCAAGCAGCTGGACAACGACGAGCTGGGGCTGAAGGAGATCCGCAACGGCTTCGACCTGAAGAAGGAGATGGCCGAGCTGACGGACGCGGTCCACGGCCGCGAGTCCGAGTCGGCGTCCTCGTCGTCGTCCTCTTCCACCGCCGCCATCGGGTCCGGCTCCGAGGGTCCCGGGTCCGGCTCGTCCGGCGGAACCATCGACATGACCAAGAAGCCCGAGCGGGACGAGCGTCCGCCGTACGACATGGACGCCACCTGA
- a CDS encoding DUF6758 family protein has protein sequence MRGEPSCPKCGGRVRAPGLFADSWQCTAHGTVHPLQPVIPPSVEALSVVVHRAKVPVWMPWPLPVGWLFTGAAFAGDDRSGGRATAVACSGPGPLGGVGELVLIAEELGVGLGSRYAGIDGPDPGPYLSVEKPPQAKVLAAGRPTPLWHVTGTPDDRAVFAGEALGLWLWAIVWPEQTGLLMYDELVLTDLRDAGAEVELLPCGALSPRILEP, from the coding sequence ATGAGGGGCGAACCCAGTTGCCCGAAGTGTGGTGGCCGGGTCAGGGCTCCCGGCCTCTTTGCCGACTCCTGGCAGTGCACCGCGCACGGGACGGTGCACCCGCTGCAGCCCGTGATCCCGCCCAGCGTCGAGGCCCTCAGCGTCGTCGTGCACCGTGCCAAGGTGCCGGTCTGGATGCCGTGGCCGCTGCCCGTGGGCTGGCTGTTCACGGGCGCCGCCTTCGCCGGGGACGACCGCAGCGGCGGACGTGCCACCGCCGTCGCCTGTTCCGGACCCGGCCCGCTCGGGGGCGTCGGAGAACTCGTCCTCATCGCGGAGGAGCTCGGTGTCGGCCTCGGCTCGCGGTACGCGGGCATCGACGGGCCCGATCCCGGGCCGTATCTGAGCGTCGAGAAACCACCCCAGGCGAAGGTGCTCGCCGCCGGCCGGCCGACACCGCTCTGGCATGTCACCGGCACACCGGACGACCGCGCGGTCTTCGCGGGGGAGGCACTCGGGCTGTGGCTGTGGGCCATCGTCTGGCCCGAGCAGACCGGCCTGCTGATGTACGACGAGCTGGTGCTGACGGATCTGCGGGACGCGGGGGCGGAGGTGGAGCTGCTGCCGTGCGGGGCGCTGTCGCCGCGGATCCTGGAGCCTTAG
- a CDS encoding S1C family serine protease encodes MNEGKPTKAKWWSRPRAHGATGAGTTGEHVGEGEGLAAGLSAGAVREENPEGDFELERPAPVTAPASGEDGIRAETGSDPGADFELARPAAESPLRSRSRSTSLADVATGADGDFELERPAPPDAGPDAGPGVVLDAAADGDSSAGSGGSSARSGDVSVGSGAAWVDLYRSAAGPGVAEARSGGSSADAAEVGAGAVAATAAAVHATGVVDAVAVAEARPTGAQGALSAPDAPSERPRPLHTPDPYGTPPYGEPGPWAPAPPVQHPATTPAHGTDVRPASSAHDVPAMAGASAHTDATSPVPPAHGTAVPSTAATSGPEVSQPPGASYAYPSQPGPPPYGDSAQAVPPPYAGGPRPVPPPYAGGAEHAQHPRPRQPSQVAGGHQPPAAYAEVGHAPHAGVGTAPGPWQNYDPWAGSGSLQQNGAAVDGGTRRRGRGKVLLVGAVLIAVVAGGIGGAVGAYLERNGGVGAIELPQTSDGVTGRAPDSVAGIAARALPGVVTLHVSGDSAQGTGTGFVLDERGHILTNNHVVDPAGTNGDISVTFSGGETAKATVVGRDTGYDLAVVKVSGVTGLDPLPLGNSEEVRVGDPVVAIGAPFDLANTVTSGIISAKERPITAGGESGDVSDVSYVDALQTDAPINPGNSGGPLLDGKGRVIGINSAIRSAGSGSESDGGQAGSIGLGFAIPINQGKRVAEELINTGKATHPVIGVTLDMDYSGDGARVGDESDGDGTGVTSGGPADRAGIRSGDVITAVDGQRVHSGDELIVKVRAHRPGDRLELTLRRDGGERTVTLTLGSSGGA; translated from the coding sequence ATGAACGAGGGGAAGCCCACGAAGGCGAAATGGTGGAGCCGCCCCCGAGCGCACGGCGCGACGGGGGCCGGGACGACGGGGGAACACGTCGGGGAGGGCGAAGGGTTGGCCGCGGGGTTGTCCGCCGGGGCGGTTCGCGAAGAAAACCCCGAGGGCGACTTCGAGTTGGAGCGTCCGGCACCGGTGACGGCACCTGCCTCCGGCGAGGACGGCATTCGGGCCGAGACCGGCTCGGACCCGGGCGCCGACTTCGAACTGGCCCGCCCGGCCGCCGAATCCCCGCTCCGTTCCCGTTCCCGCTCCACGTCCCTCGCCGACGTGGCCACCGGCGCGGACGGCGACTTCGAACTGGAGCGACCGGCTCCGCCGGACGCGGGTCCGGATGCAGGTCCGGGTGTGGTTCTGGATGCGGCGGCCGATGGCGACTCGTCGGCCGGCTCGGGCGGTTCATCGGCCCGTTCCGGTGACGTGTCGGTCGGGTCGGGTGCCGCGTGGGTCGACCTCTACCGGTCGGCGGCAGGGCCCGGTGTCGCGGAAGCCCGGTCAGGCGGCTCGTCGGCCGACGCCGCCGAGGTCGGTGCCGGTGCGGTCGCCGCCACCGCTGCGGCCGTCCACGCGACCGGCGTCGTGGACGCGGTCGCCGTCGCCGAGGCCCGGCCCACCGGCGCGCAGGGTGCCCTGAGCGCCCCTGACGCGCCCTCTGAGCGCCCCAGGCCGCTGCACACCCCCGATCCCTACGGCACGCCGCCGTACGGCGAGCCCGGCCCCTGGGCGCCCGCTCCGCCGGTCCAGCACCCGGCGACGACCCCCGCCCACGGCACGGACGTGCGGCCGGCGTCATCCGCGCACGACGTACCCGCGATGGCGGGGGCGTCGGCGCACACCGACGCGACCTCGCCGGTGCCCCCGGCCCACGGCACCGCCGTACCGTCGACCGCCGCGACGTCCGGCCCCGAGGTGTCCCAGCCTCCCGGGGCCTCCTACGCGTATCCGTCCCAGCCGGGCCCGCCGCCGTACGGGGACTCGGCGCAGGCGGTGCCGCCTCCCTACGCGGGCGGGCCCCGGCCGGTGCCGCCGCCGTACGCGGGTGGGGCCGAGCACGCGCAGCACCCGCGGCCCAGGCAGCCCTCGCAGGTCGCTGGAGGCCATCAGCCCCCGGCGGCGTATGCCGAGGTCGGGCACGCCCCGCACGCCGGGGTAGGGACGGCGCCGGGGCCCTGGCAGAACTACGACCCCTGGGCCGGATCGGGGTCGTTGCAGCAGAACGGGGCCGCGGTGGACGGCGGCACCCGGCGCCGGGGGCGGGGGAAGGTCCTGTTGGTCGGGGCCGTGCTGATCGCCGTCGTGGCCGGAGGCATCGGCGGAGCCGTGGGCGCGTATCTGGAGCGCAACGGCGGAGTCGGGGCGATCGAACTGCCGCAGACCAGCGACGGCGTGACGGGCCGGGCACCCGACAGCGTCGCCGGGATCGCCGCCCGCGCGCTGCCCGGCGTCGTCACCCTCCATGTGAGCGGGGACAGCGCGCAGGGCACCGGCACCGGGTTCGTCCTCGACGAGCGCGGCCACATCCTCACCAACAACCACGTCGTCGACCCCGCCGGCACGAACGGCGACATATCCGTGACGTTCAGCGGCGGCGAGACCGCCAAGGCCACCGTCGTCGGCCGGGACACCGGCTACGACCTGGCCGTCGTCAAGGTGTCCGGCGTCACCGGACTCGATCCGCTGCCCCTCGGCAACTCCGAGGAGGTCCGGGTCGGCGACCCGGTCGTCGCGATCGGCGCCCCCTTCGACCTGGCCAACACCGTCACCTCCGGCATCATCAGCGCCAAGGAGCGGCCCATCACGGCCGGCGGCGAGAGCGGCGACGTGAGTGACGTGTCGTACGTGGACGCGCTGCAGACCGACGCGCCCATAAACCCGGGGAACTCCGGCGGCCCCCTCCTCGACGGCAAGGGCCGGGTGATCGGCATCAACAGCGCCATCCGCTCGGCCGGCAGCGGCTCCGAGTCGGACGGCGGGCAGGCCGGTTCGATCGGGCTCGGCTTCGCGATTCCCATCAACCAGGGCAAGCGCGTCGCCGAGGAGCTGATCAACACCGGCAAGGCCACCCATCCGGTGATCGGTGTCACCCTCGACATGGACTACTCGGGTGACGGCGCCCGGGTCGGCGACGAGAGCGACGGCGACGGCACCGGGGTGACCTCGGGCGGACCCGCCGACCGTGCGGGCATCCGCTCCGGCGACGTCATCACCGCGGTCGACGGCCAGCGCGTCCACTCCGGCGACGAGCTGATCGTCAAGGTCCGCGCCCACCGCCCCGGCGACCGCCTGGAACTCACCCTCCGGCGCGACGGCGGGGAGCGCACGGTCACCCTCACCCTCGGCTCGTCCGGCGGCGCCTGA
- a CDS encoding DUF1003 domain-containing protein: MISERNKREGRDGRPGGRTPGRERAHSSAGVRERAPSSSGSPARERTLAGATARPRTRLDQPLPRRARLLPEWDPEAFGRLSERIARFLGTGTFLVWMTVVIILWVVWNVSAPRDLRFDTYPFIFLTLMLSLQASYAAPLILLAQNRQDDRDRVNLEQDRKQNERSIADTEYLTREIAALRIGLGEVATRDWLRSELHDLVRELQEHDGEGPRAVRTVFPSEHPRGRDMGDR, from the coding sequence ATGATCTCTGAGCGGAACAAGCGCGAAGGGCGCGACGGGCGCCCCGGAGGGCGCACGCCGGGGCGGGAACGGGCCCACTCCAGCGCGGGCGTACGCGAGCGCGCACCGTCGTCCTCCGGGTCGCCCGCGCGGGAGCGCACGCTCGCCGGAGCCACCGCCCGCCCGCGTACACGGCTCGACCAGCCGCTGCCGCGCCGGGCGAGGCTGCTGCCCGAGTGGGATCCGGAGGCCTTCGGACGGCTCTCGGAGCGGATCGCCCGGTTCCTGGGGACCGGCACGTTCCTCGTCTGGATGACCGTCGTGATCATCCTGTGGGTGGTGTGGAACGTCTCCGCCCCGCGCGACCTGCGCTTCGACACCTACCCCTTCATCTTCCTGACCCTGATGCTCTCCCTGCAGGCCTCGTACGCCGCCCCCCTGATCCTGCTCGCGCAGAACCGCCAGGACGACCGCGACCGGGTCAACCTCGAACAGGACCGCAAGCAGAACGAGCGGTCGATCGCCGACACCGAGTATCTGACCCGGGAGATCGCCGCGCTGCGGATCGGTCTCGGCGAGGTCGCCACCCGCGACTGGCTGCGCTCGGAGCTCCATGACCTGGTCAGGGAGCTGCAGGAGCACGACGGCGAGGGGCCGCGCGCGGTGCGGACCGTATTCCCGTCGGAGCACCCGCGCGGACGTGACATGGGCGACCGCTGA